A single Lathamus discolor isolate bLatDis1 chromosome 16, bLatDis1.hap1, whole genome shotgun sequence DNA region contains:
- the SLC2A1 gene encoding solute carrier family 2, facilitated glucose transporter member 1 isoform X2, producing the protein MTARLMLAVGGAVLGSLQFGYNTGVINAPQKVIEDFYNRTWLYRYNEPISPATLTTLWSLSVAIFSVGGMIGSFSVGLFVNRFGRRNSMLMSNILAFVSAVLMGFSKMAFSFEMLILGRFIIGLYSGLTTGFVPMYVGEVSPTALRGALGTFHQLGIVLGILIAQVFGLDLIMGNDSLWPLLLGFIFMPALLQCIILPFAPESPRFLLINRNEENKAKSVLKKLRGTTDVSSDLQEMKEESRQMMREKKVTIMELFRSPMYRQPILIAIVLQLSQQLSGINAVFYYSTSIFEKSGVEQPVYATIGSGVVNTAFTVVSLFVVERAGRRTLHLIGLAGMAGCAVLMTVALALLDQMPWMSYLSIVAIFGFVAFFEIGPGPIPWFIVAELFSQGPRPAAFAVAGLSNWTSNFIVGMGFQYIAQLCGSYVFIIFMVLLVLFFIFTYFKVPETKGRTFDEIASGFRQGGAAQSDKTPDEFHSLGADSQV; encoded by the exons GTGATTGAGGACTTCTACAACCGCACGTGGCTGTACCGATACAATGAGCCCATCAGCCCTGCCACCCTCACCACGCTCTGGTCCCTCTCTGTCGCCATCTTCTCCGTTGGAGGCATGATCGGATCCTTTTCCGTGGGGCTCTTTGTCAATCGCTTTGGACG gCGCAACTCCATGCTGATGTCCAACATTCTTGCCTTCGTGTCAGCCGTCCTCATGGGCTTCTCCAAGATGGCTTTCTCCTTCGAGATGCTCATCCTCGGCCGCTTCATCATCGGCCTCTACTCCGGCCTCACCACCGGTTTCGTGCCCATGTACGTGGGTGAGGTATCACCCACTGCGCTGCGGGGCGCGCTGGGGACCTTCCACCAGCTCGGCATCGTCTTGGGCATCCTCATTGCGCAG GTCTTCGGTTTGGACTTGATCATGGGAAATGACTCCCTGTGGCCGCTGCTCCTGGGCTTCATCTTCatgcctgccctgctgcagtgcaTCATCCTGCCCTTTGCCCCCGAGAGCCCCCGCTTCCTCCTCATCAACCGCAATGAGGAGAACAAGGCCAAGAGCG TCCTCAAGAAGCTACGGGGCACAACGGACGTCAGCAGCGACCTCCAGGAGATGAAGGAGGAAAGCCGGCAAATGATGCGGGAGAAGAAGGTCACCATAATGGAGCTGTTCCGCTCCCCCATGTATCGCCAGCCCATCCTCATCGCCATCGTCCTGCAGCTGTCCCAGCAGCTCTCGGGGATCAACGCG GTCTTCTACTATTCCACCAGCATCTTTGAGAAGTCAGGTGTGGAGCAGCCCGTCTATGCCACCATTGGCTCTGGTGTGGTCAATACGGCTTTCACGGTTGTTTCG CTCTTCGTGGTGGAGCGGGCTGGCCGCAGGACGCTGCACCTCATCGGCCTGGCCGGGATGGCTGGGTGCGCAGTGCTCATGACCGTTGCCCTGGCGCTGCTG GACCAAATGCCCTGGATGTCCTACCTCAGCATCGTGGCCATCTTCGGGTTCGTGGCCTTCTTTGAGATCGGCCCAGGCCCCATCCCCTGGTTCATCGTGGCAGAACTGTTCAGCCAAGGCCCTCGTCCCGCTGCCTTCGCTGTGGCCGGGTTGTCCAACTGGACCTCGAACTTCATTGTGGGCATGGGCTTCCAGTACATCGCG cAACTCTGCGGCTCCTACgtcttcatcatcttcatggTGCTGTTAGTCCTCTTCTTCATCTTCACCTACTTCAAGGTGCCGGAGACGAAGGGCCGGACCTTCGACGAGATCGCCTCCGGCTTCCGACAGGGAGGAGCGGCTCAGAGCGACAAAACCCCGGATGAGTTCCACAGCCTGGGCGCCGACTCGCAGGTCTAA
- the SLC2A1 gene encoding solute carrier family 2, facilitated glucose transporter member 1 isoform X1 — translation METGSKMTARLMLAVGGAVLGSLQFGYNTGVINAPQKVIEDFYNRTWLYRYNEPISPATLTTLWSLSVAIFSVGGMIGSFSVGLFVNRFGRRNSMLMSNILAFVSAVLMGFSKMAFSFEMLILGRFIIGLYSGLTTGFVPMYVGEVSPTALRGALGTFHQLGIVLGILIAQVFGLDLIMGNDSLWPLLLGFIFMPALLQCIILPFAPESPRFLLINRNEENKAKSVLKKLRGTTDVSSDLQEMKEESRQMMREKKVTIMELFRSPMYRQPILIAIVLQLSQQLSGINAVFYYSTSIFEKSGVEQPVYATIGSGVVNTAFTVVSLFVVERAGRRTLHLIGLAGMAGCAVLMTVALALLDQMPWMSYLSIVAIFGFVAFFEIGPGPIPWFIVAELFSQGPRPAAFAVAGLSNWTSNFIVGMGFQYIAQLCGSYVFIIFMVLLVLFFIFTYFKVPETKGRTFDEIASGFRQGGAAQSDKTPDEFHSLGADSQV, via the exons GTGATTGAGGACTTCTACAACCGCACGTGGCTGTACCGATACAATGAGCCCATCAGCCCTGCCACCCTCACCACGCTCTGGTCCCTCTCTGTCGCCATCTTCTCCGTTGGAGGCATGATCGGATCCTTTTCCGTGGGGCTCTTTGTCAATCGCTTTGGACG gCGCAACTCCATGCTGATGTCCAACATTCTTGCCTTCGTGTCAGCCGTCCTCATGGGCTTCTCCAAGATGGCTTTCTCCTTCGAGATGCTCATCCTCGGCCGCTTCATCATCGGCCTCTACTCCGGCCTCACCACCGGTTTCGTGCCCATGTACGTGGGTGAGGTATCACCCACTGCGCTGCGGGGCGCGCTGGGGACCTTCCACCAGCTCGGCATCGTCTTGGGCATCCTCATTGCGCAG GTCTTCGGTTTGGACTTGATCATGGGAAATGACTCCCTGTGGCCGCTGCTCCTGGGCTTCATCTTCatgcctgccctgctgcagtgcaTCATCCTGCCCTTTGCCCCCGAGAGCCCCCGCTTCCTCCTCATCAACCGCAATGAGGAGAACAAGGCCAAGAGCG TCCTCAAGAAGCTACGGGGCACAACGGACGTCAGCAGCGACCTCCAGGAGATGAAGGAGGAAAGCCGGCAAATGATGCGGGAGAAGAAGGTCACCATAATGGAGCTGTTCCGCTCCCCCATGTATCGCCAGCCCATCCTCATCGCCATCGTCCTGCAGCTGTCCCAGCAGCTCTCGGGGATCAACGCG GTCTTCTACTATTCCACCAGCATCTTTGAGAAGTCAGGTGTGGAGCAGCCCGTCTATGCCACCATTGGCTCTGGTGTGGTCAATACGGCTTTCACGGTTGTTTCG CTCTTCGTGGTGGAGCGGGCTGGCCGCAGGACGCTGCACCTCATCGGCCTGGCCGGGATGGCTGGGTGCGCAGTGCTCATGACCGTTGCCCTGGCGCTGCTG GACCAAATGCCCTGGATGTCCTACCTCAGCATCGTGGCCATCTTCGGGTTCGTGGCCTTCTTTGAGATCGGCCCAGGCCCCATCCCCTGGTTCATCGTGGCAGAACTGTTCAGCCAAGGCCCTCGTCCCGCTGCCTTCGCTGTGGCCGGGTTGTCCAACTGGACCTCGAACTTCATTGTGGGCATGGGCTTCCAGTACATCGCG cAACTCTGCGGCTCCTACgtcttcatcatcttcatggTGCTGTTAGTCCTCTTCTTCATCTTCACCTACTTCAAGGTGCCGGAGACGAAGGGCCGGACCTTCGACGAGATCGCCTCCGGCTTCCGACAGGGAGGAGCGGCTCAGAGCGACAAAACCCCGGATGAGTTCCACAGCCTGGGCGCCGACTCGCAGGTCTAA